In Labrus mixtus chromosome 3, fLabMix1.1, whole genome shotgun sequence, a single window of DNA contains:
- the LOC132959217 gene encoding flavin-containing monooxygenase 5-like: MVGRVAVIGAGSSGLVCVKVCVDEGLQPVCFERSDDIGGLWRFKESPEPERASIYRSLVVNTSKEMMCFSDYPMPADYPNYMHNSQLLQYYRLYAEYFDLLRHVHFKTTVKSVSQRADSSKSGQWDIVTVNRDGEEERHVFDAVLVCSGHYTHPSLPLKDFPGHEKFSGRCLHSWEFKDADACRGKRVVVVGIGNSGGDIAVEISRSAEKTFLSTRQGAWVIGRMSSAGLPLDMTAITRLNNTLMQLLPKTLINWAVERSLNQRYDHRVYGLQPRHRPLDRRPLINDDLPGRILQGALVMKPNLRKFTESGVEFEDGSVEENIDSVVFCTGYKGAFPFLPASLTERCHREFTLYKRVFPPSLSPPTLAVMGLFQTKGPIMPIVEMQARWAVKVFTGTSRLPPEKKMLNVIKSERKMNIKSYPCPRQAALQVDYISYLDFMAEQVGVRPNLLALLLTDPVLWMKVFCGPLTPYQYRLNGSGRWTGARQAILTQWERVLQPFRTRSVPELDSRPSSLSPSWMLVFGGSLVATLVLSLQGPYQILDCCKHLLWDSWLMG, encoded by the exons ATGGTTGGACGTGTTGCTGTGATCGGAGCAGGAAGTTCCGGTCTGGTGTGTGTAAAGGTGTGTGTTGATGAAGGTCTGCAGCCCGTCTGCTTTGAACGCAGCGATGACATTGGCGGCCTGTGGAGGTTTAAG GAGTCCCCTGAGCCGGAGCGAGCCAGCATCTATCGCTCCCTTGTGGTCAACACGTCCAAAGAGATGATGTGTTTCAGTGATTATCCCATGCCTGCTGACTATCCAAACTACATGCACAACTCTCAGCTGCTCCAGTACTACAGACTGTACGCAGAGTACTTCGACCTGCTCAGACACGTCCACTTCAAG ACAACAGTGAAGAGCGTCTCACAGAGAGCAGATTCCTCTAAGTCAGGTCAGTGGGACATAGTGACCGTTAACAGggacggagaggaggagagacacgTGTTTGATGCAGTCCTGGTGTGTTCAGGTCACTACACACATCCATCCTTACCTCTGAAAGACTTTCCAG GACATGAGAAGTTTTCTGGTCGTTGTTTACACAGCTGGGAATTTAAAGATGCTGATGCCTGCAGAGGAAagagggtggtggtggttggAATCGGAAACTCTGGAGGAGACATCGCAGTAGAGATCAGCAGATCTGCAGAGAAG ACGTTCCTGAGCACTCGGCAGGGCGCCTGGGTTATCGGCAGGATGTCCAGTGCCGGTCTTCCTCTTGACATGACCGCCATCACCCGGCTGAATAACACCCTCATGCAGCTTCTCCCAAAGACTCTGATTAACTGGGCTGTAGAGAGATCGCTGAACCAGAGATATGACCACAGAGTGTACGGCTTGCAGCCCAGACACAG ACCTTTGGACAGACGGCCTCTGATCAATGATGATCTTCCTGGTCGGATCCTTCAGGGAGCTCTCGTGATGAAACCAAACCTGAGGAAGTTCACAGAGTCTGGAGTGGAGTTTGAAGACGGGTCTGTGGAGGAGAACATTGACTCAGTGGTCTTCTGTACGGGGTATAAAGGAGCATTTCCGTTCCTGCCTGCCAGTCTGACTGAGAGGTGTCACAGAGAGTTCACACTGTACAA ACGAGTGTTTCCTCCGTCTCTGTCTCCGCCCACGCTGGCCGTCATGGGTCTTTTCCAGACTAAAGGACCTATCATGCCTATTGTTGAGATGCAGGCCAGGTGGGCAGTGAAGGTCtttacag GTACGAGTCGTCTCCCTCCTGAGAAGAAAATGCTGAACGTCATCAAGTCTGAGAGGAAGATGAACATTAAGAG CTATCCGTGCCCCCGTCAGGCTGCTCTGCAGGTGGATTACATCTCCTACCTTGACTTCATGGCTGAGCAG GTGGGCGTTCGACCAAACCTCCTGGCTCTTCTGCTGACGGATCCTGTGCTCTGGATGAAGGTCTTCTGTGGTCCGCTCACTCCTTATCAGTACCGTCTAAACGGGTCTGGACGCTGGACCGGAGCTCGTCAGGCCATCCTGACTCAGTGGGAACGGGTTCTTCAGCCTTTCAGGACCAGATCAGTACCAGAGCTAGACAGCAGACCTTCTTCGCTCAGCCCTTCCTGGATGCTTGTATTTGGAGGATCTTTGGTCGCCACTCttgttttgtcccttcagggCCCATATCAGATCCTGGACTGTTGTAAGCATCTCCTGTGGGACTCCTGGTTAATGGGATAA
- the LOC132959243 gene encoding flavin-containing monooxygenase 5-like: MVHRVAVIGAGPSGLTAMKVCLAEGLEPTCFESSDDIGGLWKFKEVSEPNRASIYRSLTINVSKEMMCYSDFPIPADYPNYMHHSKILKYFRKYAEHFKLLQHIHFQKSVKSVRQRSDFSRTGQWEVVTEDRDGQQQSHVFDAVICCSGHYSYPNLPLKDFPGIESFEGKYLHSWDYKGPEDMYGKRVLVIGIGNSGGDIAVESSRVAEQVYLSTRTGAWVIRQVSDDGIPVDIKYNTRFNHILFQLFPIKFFNWFGEKKLNGMYDHTMYALKPKHRLFSQIPIINDDLPFRILSGSVIIKPNVKEIRGSSVVFDDGSIVEKVDTIVFATGYNHGFPFLPSSVLYNSGHRVGLYKHVFPPNIEHPTLAVVGFIHSLGAIMPQAEMQTRWVARVFKGDNQLPSNKVMIKSMEKDTKDMEKRYILSRQHPLQVDFVSYLDDIAGEIGVRPSLLWLFFTDYPLFKRVLWGPITVYQYRLTGPGKWDGARRAIFTQLDRMYQPLKTRKLKEPEASITGRLVKLSLTVMAGGAAVYYVHVHYPTTFSTLLSKLRPLTI; encoded by the exons ATGGTGCACAGGGTGGCAGTGATCGGGGCGGGGCCATCAGGTCTCACCGCCATGAAGGTGTGTCTTGCTGAAGGTTTGGAGCCGACCTGCTTTGAGAGCAGCGACGATATTGGCGGACTTTGGAAGTTCAAG GAGGTATCAGAGCCGAACCGGGCCAGTATCTACCGCTCGCTCACCATCAACGTCTCAAAGGAGATGATGTGCTACAGCGACTTCCCCATCCCTGCTGACTACCCAAACTACATGCACCACTCCAAGATCCTAAAGTACTTCAGGAAGTACGCAGAGCACTTCAAACTGCTGCAGCACATTCACTTCCAG AAGTCGGTAAAGAGTGTCCGCCAGAGATCAGACTTCAGCCGGACGGGTCAGTGGGAGGTGGTAACCGAGGACAGAGACGGGCAGCAGCAGAGTCACGTCTTCGATGCAGTCATCTGCTGCTCCGGTCACTACTCCTACCCCAACTTGCCACTCAAAGACTTCCCAG GAATCGAGTCGTTTGAAGGAAAATACCTCCACAGCTGGGACTATAAGGGCCCTGAGGATATGTACGGGAAGAGAGTGCTGGTCATCGGGATCGGAAACTCAGGAGGAGACATCGCTGTGGAGAGCAGCAGGGTGGCCGAACAG GTGTACCTGAGCACTCGCACAGGTGCCTGGGTCATCCGTCAGGTTTCTGATGATGGCATTCCTGTGGACATCAAGTACAATACACGCTTCAACCACATCCTGTTCCAGCTGTTTCCCATAAAATTCTTCAACTGGTTTGGCGAGAAGAAACTCAACGGCATGTATGACCACACCATGTACGCCCTGAAACCCAAACACAG ACTCTTCAGCCAGATCCCGATTATCAACGATGATCTCCCCTTTAGAATCCTGTCAGGCTCCGTTATCATCAAACCAAACGTGAAGGAGATCCGAGGCTCCTCCGTGGTGTTCGATGACGGCAGCATTGTGGAAAAG GTGGATACGATCGTGTTCGCCACAGGTTACAACCATGGTTTTCCGTTCCTGCCGAGCAGTGTTTTGTATAACTCTGGGCACCGAGTGGGTCTGTACAAACACGTGTTTCCACCCAACATAGAGCACCCAACACTGGCTGTGGTGGGTTTCATCCACAGCCTCGGCGCCATCATGCCTCAGGCTGAGATGCAGACGCGATGGGTCGCACGGGTCTTTAAAG GGGACAATCAACTGCCTTCAAACAAGGTCATGATAAAGTCTATGGAGAAAGACACCAAGGACATGGAGAAAAG ATACATCCTGTCGCGGCAGCATCCCCTTCAGGTGGACTTTGTCTCCTACCTGGACGACATCGCAGGAGAGATCGGGGTGCGTCCCAGtctgctgtggttgttcttcACAGACTACCCGCTCTTTAAGAGGGTCCTGTGGGGGCCAATCACCGTTTACCAGTACCGCCTGACAGGACCAGGGAAATGGGATGGGGCCCGCAGAGCTATCTTCACACAGTTGGACCGCATGTACCAGCCTCTGAAGACCAGAAAG CTGAAGGAGCCCGAGGCCTCCATCACTGGCCGCCTGGTGAAGCTGAGTCTGACCGTCATGGCTGGTGGAGCAGCTGTTTACTACGTCCACGTGCATTACCCGACCACCTTCTCCACCCTGCTGTCCAAGCTCCGCCCACTAACCAtctga